A part of Pectinatus sottacetonis genomic DNA contains:
- a CDS encoding terminase codes for MARDGTNRGGRRVRAGDKPAAAADKIQSGKTVKILVNDIPVLKTAELAAVDLPEGAVLEGMDMPKPSEYLSARQKNGVPLGADEIYKETWLWLKERNCERLVNPRLIETYSQALARYIQCEDATSAYGLLGKHPTTGGVMTSPFVQMSQQYQKSANLIWYEIYDIVKQNCTEVFEDNTTDTMELLLRARRK; via the coding sequence ATGGCAAGAGACGGTACAAATCGTGGCGGCAGAAGGGTTCGGGCAGGAGATAAGCCAGCCGCTGCTGCCGATAAAATACAAAGTGGAAAAACAGTAAAAATACTGGTAAATGATATACCGGTTTTAAAAACAGCAGAACTTGCTGCAGTAGATTTGCCGGAAGGGGCAGTCCTGGAAGGAATGGATATGCCAAAACCCAGCGAATATTTATCGGCAAGACAGAAAAATGGTGTTCCTTTAGGCGCTGATGAAATATATAAAGAAACCTGGCTGTGGCTAAAAGAGCGAAATTGTGAAAGGCTGGTCAATCCCAGACTTATAGAAACCTATTCACAGGCACTGGCCAGATATATTCAGTGCGAAGATGCAACGAGTGCGTATGGCCTACTAGGAAAGCATCCAACTACAGGCGGGGTTATGACCTCGCCTTTTGTGCAGATGTCACAGCAATACCAGAAAAGTGCCAATCTTATCTGGTATGAAATTTACGATATTGTAAAGCAGAACTGTACGGAGGTATTTGAGGATAATACCACAGATACTATGGAACTGCTTTTGCGGGCAAGGAGAAAATAA
- a CDS encoding HNH endonuclease, translated as MCEKEHRLTKATEVHHILPLAAGGTSDEDNLMALCKVCHSRITAKTGGRWSRGGGGQISKNPPS; from the coding sequence ATGTGCGAGAAGGAACATCGGCTGACGAAAGCTACCGAGGTTCATCATATTCTGCCGCTGGCTGCTGGCGGGACAAGCGATGAGGACAACCTCATGGCACTGTGCAAAGTCTGCCATTCCAGAATCACAGCTAAAACTGGCGGCAGATGGTCCAGGGGAGGGGGAGGTCAAATCTCTAAAAACCCGCCAAGCTAG
- a CDS encoding antibiotic biosynthesis monooxygenase family protein, which produces MFISIVQFPAIKEGQDEAFKDWFKWSNSEFRKFSGFIRRSLLEPENGGTYVAIVEMETKEAFLAMHSSPIHAEAGKKVASLFQGNPKPTFYKIIIP; this is translated from the coding sequence ATGTTCATCTCCATCGTTCAGTTTCCGGCGATTAAAGAAGGTCAAGACGAGGCATTTAAGGATTGGTTTAAATGGTCAAACTCAGAGTTTCGCAAGTTCTCGGGGTTTATCCGGCGAAGTCTCTTAGAACCTGAAAATGGTGGAACATATGTCGCCATAGTGGAGATGGAAACAAAAGAAGCATTTTTGGCCATGCATTCCAGTCCAATACATGCGGAAGCTGGAAAAAAAGTGGCTTCATTATTCCAAGGAAATCCGAAGCCCACTTTTTACAAAATCATAATTCCCTAG
- a CDS encoding ferredoxin has translation MAKIKIDRDGCISCGACWGACPEIYEQNAEDEKSQIVGKFRVAENIAEGSVEGTLVECAQQGADGCPVQVISLD, from the coding sequence ATGGCAAAAATCAAAATCGACAGGGATGGTTGCATTAGCTGCGGAGCTTGCTGGGGGGCATGTCCTGAAATTTACGAGCAAAATGCCGAGGATGAGAAAAGTCAAATTGTTGGCAAGTTTCGAGTTGCGGAAAACATCGCTGAAGGAAGTGTGGAAGGGACTTTGGTCGAATGCGCCCAACAAGGAGCAGATGGCTGTCCCGTACAGGTAATTTCACTGGATTAG
- a CDS encoding ABC transporter permease, protein MNIHRIIAIIRKEFIHIIRDPRSLGMAIAMPVLLIFLFGSSLSLDVDNVPLVVWDQNDTNESREFIGRFTSSRYFGLSGYVNSYAEIEQVVDKREAILALVIPVDFSRKLESGRKADVQLIVDGSDANTATIAIGYAQMVTDGYTSSLLIEAAQKRGGKTAIVPLEAKPRVWFNQNMQAKNYIIPGLIAVIMMVIAALLTSLTIAREWENGTMEQLITTPLKPIELIIGKLTPYFLIGMFDVLFAVLMGQYFFEVPLRGNAALVFGVAAIFLPGSLAMGMLISILTRSQLLASQLAMVLTFLPSFLLSGFMYAIANMPIAIQGITYLVPSRYFVAILKNIYLKGAGLSIILSETMILMFFAVALILIANKKLKKRLV, encoded by the coding sequence ATGAATATCCATCGCATAATAGCAATTATCCGGAAGGAATTTATCCACATCATCCGCGACCCGCGCAGTTTGGGAATGGCTATTGCCATGCCCGTTCTGTTGATATTCCTCTTTGGTTCGTCTTTAAGTTTGGATGTGGATAATGTTCCGTTGGTGGTGTGGGACCAAAACGATACAAACGAAAGCCGGGAATTCATTGGACGTTTTACTTCTTCCCGATATTTTGGCCTATCCGGTTACGTTAATTCGTATGCAGAAATTGAACAGGTCGTAGACAAGCGTGAGGCGATTTTGGCCCTGGTCATTCCGGTTGATTTCAGCCGAAAACTGGAAAGCGGCCGCAAAGCTGATGTGCAACTGATTGTCGACGGCAGTGACGCCAATACCGCTACAATTGCCATAGGATATGCCCAAATGGTAACTGACGGCTATACCAGTTCACTGCTGATTGAAGCAGCCCAAAAGAGGGGGGGCAAAACAGCAATTGTCCCTTTGGAGGCGAAACCGCGGGTTTGGTTCAATCAGAATATGCAGGCGAAGAATTACATTATACCGGGTCTTATCGCAGTGATTATGATGGTTATCGCCGCGCTCCTGACGTCTCTCACCATTGCCCGTGAATGGGAGAATGGCACGATGGAACAACTGATCACCACGCCGCTGAAACCTATCGAACTGATCATTGGTAAACTGACGCCCTATTTTCTAATCGGTATGTTTGATGTGCTATTTGCCGTTCTGATGGGGCAATACTTTTTTGAAGTGCCTTTGAGAGGCAATGCAGCGCTTGTTTTTGGGGTTGCTGCAATCTTTCTCCCCGGATCGCTTGCCATGGGCATGCTGATCAGCATATTGACAAGGTCGCAGCTCTTAGCAAGCCAGCTGGCTATGGTGCTGACTTTTCTCCCTTCCTTCCTGTTGTCTGGTTTTATGTACGCCATAGCGAATATGCCAATAGCCATTCAGGGAATAACCTATTTGGTCCCTTCCCGCTATTTCGTCGCTATACTTAAGAACATTTATCTGAAGGGTGCCGGGCTATCGATAATCTTGTCTGAAACGATGATTCTAATGTTTTTTGCCGTGGCTCTTATCCTCATTGCTAATAAAAAGCTCAAAAAAAGGTTGGTGTAG
- a CDS encoding DUF4314 domain-containing protein — protein sequence MRFPSKEIVEMVRRQYPAGTRVEILKMDDVQAPPVGTKGTVTGVDDTASILVNWDNGSSLNVVYGEDLCRKDT from the coding sequence ATGAGATTTCCGAGTAAAGAAATTGTGGAGATGGTACGCAGACAGTATCCGGCAGGAACTAGAGTGGAGATTTTAAAGATGGACGATGTGCAGGCTCCGCCAGTCGGCACAAAAGGAACCGTGACTGGCGTGGATGATACTGCCAGTATTTTAGTAAATTGGGATAACGGGAGCAGTCTTAATGTAGTCTATGGCGAGGATCTTTGCCGGAAGGATACATAA
- a CDS encoding site-specific DNA-methyltransferase: MGKTTTEMQLVDVAKLIPYVNNARTHNSQQILKLRSSLREFGFINPVIIDRDYNVIAGHGRILAAKEEGIREVPCVFVDYLTPAQKKAYILADNRMAMDAGWDEELLRVEIETLQGADFDIALTGFDEKDIAKLFAVEDGDAKDDDFDVDEELQKSPVSKSGDVWLLGNHRLVCGDSTKKETYMVLMDGKNANLVVTDPPYNVNYEGSAGKIKNDNMENGKFYQFLFDAFTNVEKAMADDASIYVFHADTEGLNFRKAFSEAGFYLSGTCIWKKQSLVLGRSPYQWQHEPCLYGWKKKGKHQWYSDRKQTTIWEFDKPKKNGDHPTMKPIPLIAYPIKNSSMSNCIVLDPFGGSGSTLIACEQLGRICHTIELDEKYCDVIVKRYIEQVGSADTVSVFRDGKTIRFEDLEVSANGE; encoded by the coding sequence ATGGGAAAAACGACAACAGAAATGCAGCTGGTGGATGTAGCAAAGCTTATTCCATATGTAAATAATGCAAGGACTCATAATTCCCAGCAAATTTTGAAACTGCGTTCTTCGCTTAGAGAATTTGGCTTTATTAATCCGGTTATTATAGACAGGGACTACAATGTGATCGCTGGGCATGGACGGATTCTTGCAGCCAAGGAAGAAGGCATCAGAGAAGTACCATGTGTATTTGTTGATTACCTTACTCCGGCACAAAAGAAAGCCTATATCCTGGCTGATAATCGTATGGCAATGGATGCCGGTTGGGATGAAGAGCTTCTAAGAGTGGAAATCGAAACTCTGCAAGGTGCGGATTTTGACATTGCTTTAACCGGCTTTGATGAAAAGGACATCGCAAAACTTTTTGCAGTCGAAGACGGTGATGCAAAGGATGATGATTTCGATGTGGATGAGGAACTGCAAAAATCGCCTGTTTCCAAGAGTGGTGATGTTTGGCTTCTGGGAAATCATCGTCTAGTCTGCGGTGATAGCACAAAGAAAGAAACCTATATGGTGCTCATGGACGGTAAAAATGCTAACCTCGTAGTAACAGACCCGCCATACAACGTCAACTACGAAGGCAGTGCAGGAAAAATTAAAAATGACAATATGGAGAACGGCAAGTTCTATCAGTTCCTATTCGATGCGTTTACAAATGTGGAAAAAGCCATGGCAGATGATGCCAGTATTTATGTATTTCATGCCGATACTGAAGGCCTTAATTTCAGAAAGGCATTCTCAGAGGCAGGTTTTTATCTGTCCGGAACGTGTATTTGGAAAAAACAAAGTCTGGTTTTAGGACGTTCACCGTACCAATGGCAGCATGAACCATGCCTTTACGGTTGGAAGAAAAAAGGCAAGCATCAGTGGTATTCCGATAGAAAGCAGACTACCATCTGGGAGTTTGATAAGCCAAAGAAAAATGGTGACCATCCAACAATGAAGCCGATTCCGCTCATTGCCTATCCAATTAAGAATTCCAGTATGAGCAACTGTATTGTTCTAGATCCCTTTGGTGGCAGTGGCAGTACCTTAATTGCCTGCGAACAGCTAGGCAGAATCTGTCACACCATTGAACTGGATGAGAAATACTGCGATGTTATCGTAAAACGCTATATTGAGCAGGTTGGCTCTGCGGATACAGTATCCGTATTTCGTGATGGCAAGACCATCCGTTTTGAGGATTTGGAGGTCAGTGCCAATGGAGAATAA
- a CDS encoding ABC transporter permease: protein MTFERLRHMIRKEFIQVFRNSKMRAIVLVMPLVQSMVFGYAVTTDVRQVETAIYDQDQTPESRDLVDRFVHSGYFLVKTQIHSDREIDELIDYGKVAAIIRIPPDFSGKIAAGATATVQIIVDGTDSNTAGVVLNYAGNIVRSDALELLRKRTGSHGGEAVGVNLQTRAWFNENLTSRNFYVPGVIAVIVMLVTLLLTSMSVVREKEMGTMEQIVVTPITPLEFILGKTMPSIILGFVNMIFVTLISVFWFDIPVRGSIITLFVANGFYLMTTIGIGLIISTLSETQQQAMMSTFFFYLPAVLLSGFMFPIANMPEVVQAVTYLNPLRYFLVIIRGIFLKGVGVAILWPQIMALLILGILVLTLAVKKFRKNLA from the coding sequence ATGACATTTGAGCGTCTGCGTCACATGATTCGGAAAGAATTCATCCAGGTATTCCGTAATTCTAAAATGAGGGCGATCGTTTTAGTAATGCCTCTGGTTCAGAGCATGGTCTTCGGTTATGCGGTAACAACTGACGTGAGACAGGTTGAAACGGCGATTTACGACCAGGACCAAACCCCGGAAAGCCGTGACCTGGTCGACCGTTTTGTACATTCTGGTTATTTTTTGGTCAAGACACAAATCCATAGCGACCGTGAGATCGATGAACTGATCGACTACGGAAAAGTTGCAGCCATCATCCGGATTCCTCCCGATTTCAGCGGAAAGATTGCCGCAGGTGCAACCGCTACCGTTCAAATTATCGTTGACGGAACGGATTCCAATACGGCAGGAGTCGTTTTGAATTACGCAGGTAACATCGTGCGCAGTGATGCCCTCGAATTGTTGCGGAAGCGGACTGGCAGTCATGGTGGGGAAGCGGTTGGGGTCAATCTGCAAACCAGGGCCTGGTTCAATGAAAACTTGACCAGCCGCAATTTTTACGTGCCTGGGGTTATCGCGGTTATCGTAATGCTTGTCACGCTTTTATTGACCAGTATGTCGGTAGTCCGGGAAAAAGAAATGGGCACCATGGAACAGATTGTGGTCACGCCGATCACACCTCTGGAGTTTATTCTGGGCAAGACCATGCCGTCGATCATTCTCGGCTTTGTAAATATGATTTTTGTCACGCTGATCAGTGTGTTCTGGTTTGATATACCAGTTCGGGGCAGCATCATCACGCTATTTGTCGCCAACGGATTTTATCTGATGACGACGATTGGCATCGGGCTGATTATTTCCACACTGTCAGAAACGCAGCAACAAGCAATGATGTCTACTTTCTTCTTTTATCTCCCGGCGGTCCTGCTGTCTGGTTTCATGTTTCCCATCGCTAACATGCCGGAGGTGGTGCAAGCCGTCACTTATTTAAACCCATTACGCTATTTCTTGGTGATTATCCGGGGAATCTTCCTGAAAGGGGTGGGAGTGGCGATATTGTGGCCGCAAATCATGGCGCTCTTGATACTGGGCATTTTAGTACTGACACTAGCTGTTAAGAAGTTTCGTAAGAATTTGGCCTAG
- a CDS encoding ABC transporter ATP-binding protein, which yields MADDTTAAEYAVTVENLEKRYGDFQAVNKVSFQVKRGEIFGFLGPNGAGKSTTMRMLCGIIVPTAGKANVLGYDVFEEAEKIKAQIGYMSQKFSLYEDLTVEENIDFYSGIYQIPQAEKNARKKWVIKMSGLDEHRNSLTSVLAGGWRQRLALGCALLHKPPVIFLDEPTSGVDPISRRNFWDLIYELAAEGVTVFVTTHYMDEAEYCDRLAMIYRGELVAIGTPDEMKTRYMSADILNLECSDPFKMLQEVKKIPEIKEAALFGRGLHLSVENAQQAIPVIVTALKEQESSYTRLDKIKPSLEDVFVSIIEARDSKKNLQAVTI from the coding sequence GTGGCTGATGATACGACGGCAGCTGAATATGCGGTTACGGTGGAGAACCTGGAAAAGCGGTATGGAGATTTTCAGGCCGTCAATAAGGTGTCATTTCAAGTTAAGCGGGGCGAAATATTCGGGTTTCTTGGACCAAACGGAGCGGGAAAGTCAACCACTATGAGAATGCTCTGCGGCATTATTGTTCCTACAGCGGGCAAAGCGAACGTCCTCGGTTATGACGTATTCGAAGAAGCTGAAAAAATAAAGGCCCAAATCGGCTACATGTCGCAAAAATTTTCACTCTATGAAGACCTTACAGTCGAAGAGAACATTGATTTTTACAGTGGGATCTATCAAATACCGCAGGCCGAAAAAAACGCCCGTAAAAAATGGGTCATAAAGATGTCAGGGCTTGACGAGCACCGGAACAGCCTTACTTCGGTTCTGGCGGGCGGCTGGCGGCAACGATTGGCCTTGGGATGCGCTTTGCTTCATAAACCTCCTGTGATATTTCTTGATGAACCGACCTCAGGAGTAGACCCCATATCTAGGCGCAACTTCTGGGATCTGATTTATGAACTCGCGGCGGAAGGCGTCACTGTTTTTGTAACAACCCACTATATGGATGAAGCCGAATACTGCGACCGTCTGGCAATGATTTATCGGGGTGAGCTAGTGGCTATCGGCACTCCCGATGAAATGAAAACCCGATATATGAGCGCAGATATATTAAATTTGGAGTGTTCTGATCCTTTTAAGATGCTGCAAGAGGTAAAGAAAATTCCAGAAATAAAGGAAGCGGCCCTCTTTGGACGTGGTCTGCATCTTTCGGTAGAAAACGCACAACAAGCCATTCCTGTTATAGTCACAGCCTTAAAAGAGCAGGAATCTTCTTATACTAGGCTGGATAAAATTAAACCCTCCCTCGAAGACGTGTTTGTTTCGATCATTGAAGCTCGCGATAGTAAAAAGAATCTTCAGGCGGTGACGATATGA
- a CDS encoding ABC transporter ATP-binding protein, with product MDVIRAEGLTQRFGDNTAVDNLTLTVNEGEVFGLVGPDGAGKTTVMRLLAGLMLPTAGEAWVYGCNTVKDSEQLRSHISYMPQRFGLYQDLTVQENIDFYADLYNVPRQIRKEKIPELLAFSNMEPFRDRQARKLSGGMKQKLALACALVHTPKVLLLDEPTNGVDPLSRRDFWRILYRLLEEKVTIFVSTAYLDEAERCARIALLHKGKLIISGTPDEVKEQMRGVLVEIRCGEPRQVLASLVAGLAPVSAGLFGAKIHLVLEGEMPQVLRMVNSSLTEIGVQAEVEIVVPSLEDVFISMIMPTEGSGSGG from the coding sequence ATGGATGTTATTAGAGCCGAAGGGCTGACTCAGAGATTTGGCGACAACACGGCCGTAGATAACCTGACACTTACGGTCAACGAGGGAGAGGTTTTCGGGTTGGTGGGACCGGACGGCGCTGGTAAAACGACTGTGATGCGGCTTCTCGCTGGCCTGATGCTACCAACGGCTGGCGAGGCCTGGGTATATGGCTGCAACACTGTTAAGGATTCGGAGCAGCTGCGAAGTCATATCAGCTATATGCCGCAACGTTTTGGGCTGTATCAGGATCTGACCGTGCAGGAAAATATAGATTTTTATGCCGACCTGTATAATGTGCCGCGGCAAATACGCAAAGAGAAAATCCCCGAACTGCTTGCCTTCAGCAATATGGAGCCGTTTCGCGACCGTCAGGCACGAAAATTATCCGGCGGGATGAAACAGAAATTGGCGCTTGCCTGCGCTTTGGTACATACCCCTAAGGTTTTACTGCTGGATGAACCTACGAATGGAGTCGATCCATTGTCTCGGCGGGACTTTTGGCGAATCCTGTACCGGCTACTCGAAGAAAAGGTCACTATTTTCGTTTCCACGGCTTATCTCGATGAAGCGGAGCGATGCGCGAGAATTGCCCTGCTGCATAAGGGTAAGTTGATCATTTCCGGCACGCCGGATGAAGTTAAGGAACAGATGCGCGGCGTATTGGTTGAAATCCGTTGCGGTGAGCCGAGGCAGGTCCTTGCTTCATTGGTTGCGGGGTTAGCTCCTGTATCGGCAGGGTTGTTCGGCGCAAAAATCCATCTGGTGCTGGAAGGGGAAATGCCACAGGTCCTGCGTATGGTAAACAGCTCGCTAACAGAGATAGGAGTGCAGGCAGAAGTGGAAATTGTTGTGCCATCGCTGGAAGATGTGTTCATTTCCATGATAATGCCTACGGAGGGAAGTGGTTCGGGTGGCTGA
- a CDS encoding virulence, translating to MKVIYNITDRKPFVKALEEITGAKAVYMRTPTYAYTVDYFTVTREGNLTFNDMAGSEEIERVLEGLDQRGFHCASSEYDEPQPEIDCEELLEDCPSAYGVPETAPQGETMGLTVVMPLDKVLVGNLTNLLEAKGSLIKKALGISELPIEITEKQISFPWFADGLDAETVKAYTNFIAAMCKMSLEQKRISNTEKTVKNEKYAFRCLLLRLGFVGAEYKADRKILLKNLTGSSAFKSGAKKEAADDEISE from the coding sequence ATGAAAGTTATTTACAACATCACCGACAGAAAGCCTTTTGTAAAGGCACTGGAAGAAATCACAGGGGCGAAAGCAGTCTACATGAGAACCCCAACCTACGCATACACGGTGGACTATTTTACCGTGACTCGTGAGGGCAACCTTACCTTCAATGACATGGCAGGCAGCGAGGAAATCGAGCGTGTGCTGGAGGGACTTGATCAGAGAGGTTTTCACTGCGCGAGTTCGGAGTACGATGAACCACAGCCGGAAATCGACTGTGAGGAGCTTTTGGAGGACTGCCCGTCTGCATATGGAGTTCCGGAAACCGCGCCACAGGGCGAAACCATGGGGCTTACGGTGGTGATGCCGCTAGATAAGGTGCTGGTCGGCAACCTTACGAATCTCTTGGAAGCCAAGGGCAGTTTGATTAAGAAGGCACTGGGAATCAGCGAACTGCCGATTGAAATTACAGAGAAGCAGATTTCCTTCCCTTGGTTTGCAGACGGATTGGATGCCGAAACGGTTAAAGCCTACACCAACTTCATCGCCGCTATGTGCAAAATGAGCCTGGAGCAGAAACGTATCTCCAATACCGAAAAGACTGTGAAAAATGAAAAGTATGCATTCCGATGCCTGCTTCTTCGACTGGGATTTGTGGGTGCCGAGTACAAGGCTGACCGAAAAATCCTGCTGAAGAATCTGACTGGCAGCAGTGCATTCAAGAGCGGTGCGAAAAAGGAGGCGGCAGACGATGAGATTTCCGAGTAA
- a CDS encoding class I SAM-dependent methyltransferase produces the protein MDSEENERVKTKYDNIAGIYGVVDLLIPDAWRRRATSFAYDRVLEVGVGTGLNLPYYSDHCQEIIGIDVSSRMLDRAREKAAQCKTPVKLEVMDVQDLRLPSGSFDCLVATFVFCTVPDPIKGLKECYRVLRPGGRLILLEHMGSDKSVLRCLMNWLNPIAVMLLGDHINRNTADLVTGARFGTQIMEYLLWDIVRVIVAERTL, from the coding sequence TTGGATAGTGAAGAAAATGAAAGAGTTAAAACCAAATATGACAATATAGCCGGCATTTACGGTGTGGTTGATTTGCTTATTCCCGACGCTTGGCGTCGTAGGGCGACCAGTTTTGCCTACGACCGTGTTTTGGAAGTGGGGGTCGGAACGGGTTTAAATCTTCCCTATTACTCGGATCATTGCCAAGAAATTATTGGAATTGATGTCAGCTCGCGAATGCTTGATAGAGCTCGAGAGAAAGCGGCTCAGTGCAAGACGCCTGTTAAGCTGGAAGTGATGGATGTTCAAGACTTGCGGCTACCTTCCGGCAGTTTCGATTGTTTGGTGGCCACCTTTGTCTTTTGCACTGTACCAGATCCCATCAAGGGGCTAAAAGAATGCTATAGGGTTCTTAGGCCGGGAGGCAGGTTAATCCTGTTGGAACATATGGGCAGTGACAAATCAGTGCTTCGCTGTCTGATGAATTGGTTAAATCCGATTGCAGTTATGCTTTTAGGGGACCACATTAACCGGAATACGGCCGACTTGGTGACCGGGGCAAGGTTTGGAACACAAATTATGGAATACCTCCTCTGGGATATTGTAAGAGTGATTGTAGCAGAACGTACACTTTGA
- a CDS encoding DUF1492 domain-containing protein: protein MNAKEYLSRAIQIEREIKSQLEYLSVLRTLVTKATAAVSDMPGSPTRNTCKMENAIMKIIEQEELIDAEIDRLVDCKKAMQLSIERVENPEYRQVLRMRYLAFKSWNEVAAVMHYNVRHVYRIHKEALKSFIPPQDVS, encoded by the coding sequence ATGAACGCCAAGGAATATCTGAGCAGGGCAATACAGATAGAGCGGGAGATAAAGAGCCAACTAGAATATCTGAGTGTGCTTAGAACATTGGTTACTAAGGCTACAGCTGCGGTCAGCGATATGCCCGGCAGTCCGACAAGGAACACCTGCAAGATGGAAAATGCTATTATGAAGATCATCGAGCAGGAAGAACTGATAGATGCTGAGATTGACCGTTTGGTGGATTGCAAGAAAGCTATGCAGCTGTCCATCGAGCGAGTGGAAAACCCTGAGTATCGGCAGGTACTGCGGATGCGATACCTCGCTTTTAAGTCCTGGAATGAAGTGGCAGCAGTCATGCACTATAATGTCCGGCATGTGTACCGCATTCACAAAGAAGCTTTAAAAAGTTTCATTCCACCGCAAGATGTCAGTTAA
- a CDS encoding TetR/AcrR family transcriptional regulator, producing the protein MRSRKSTEVRKEEIVRAALFLVEQNGLDKLNIIDIAVEVKLVPAAIYRHFKGKEDIVAALIEFTDKCLQCNLSQAMDYDGTAIVKLKLLFELHVKLLKEEAAIPRILYFLLSSERKPELKVGMLSAVGSYVQQVKKMILQGQKKGEINADVDVTAAAMLFLGMIQPLAILGQVDPNVLDECPTKLWQCYQRSIDL; encoded by the coding sequence GTGAGAAGTCGAAAGAGCACTGAAGTTAGAAAAGAGGAAATTGTGCGGGCTGCGCTATTTTTAGTCGAGCAAAACGGCTTGGACAAATTGAACATTATTGACATAGCCGTGGAAGTTAAACTTGTGCCGGCCGCGATATATAGGCACTTCAAAGGGAAAGAAGATATTGTCGCTGCCCTTATCGAGTTTACCGATAAATGCCTGCAATGCAATTTAAGCCAGGCAATGGATTATGACGGCACGGCGATTGTTAAATTGAAACTGCTCTTTGAATTGCACGTCAAGCTGCTCAAGGAGGAAGCCGCTATTCCTAGGATACTTTATTTTCTTCTCAGCAGTGAACGTAAACCCGAATTAAAAGTCGGTATGTTGTCTGCGGTTGGCTCCTATGTGCAACAGGTGAAAAAAATGATACTTCAAGGGCAAAAAAAAGGAGAGATCAATGCGGACGTTGATGTCACGGCAGCTGCGATGCTGTTTCTTGGAATGATTCAACCGTTAGCCATCCTTGGTCAAGTGGACCCTAACGTATTGGATGAGTGCCCAACTAAGTTGTGGCAGTGTTACCAACGTTCCATAGATTTATAA
- a CDS encoding efflux RND transporter periplasmic adaptor subunit, whose protein sequence is MNKRKKVLIFVLIIALAASGYFLYFKKQVDPNQVKVSGNIETTTVGVGFKIAGHVVQRLVEEGDSIKKGQPIAKLETADLELEVANAKAQLLASQATLAQLTNGSRPQDVSAARATLRSAEADKNNAAAEYWRTQQLFAQNAISTQDRDRSQTAYATATARADQAAQQLSLVLEGPRQEEIELAAARLEQAKQTLKLAQTRLAYAQVASPIDGVVLSKNIESGEYVSPGTPVVTIGELDQVWLKAYISESDLGKVKLGQKVAVTTDTYPNKIYKGTIGYIASEAEFTPKNIQTAEERVKLVYRIKIMIENTARELKPGMPADAVIKLSGE, encoded by the coding sequence ATGAATAAGAGAAAGAAAGTATTGATCTTTGTTTTGATCATCGCATTGGCGGCAAGCGGTTATTTCCTTTATTTCAAAAAACAAGTTGACCCGAATCAGGTCAAGGTATCCGGCAATATCGAAACCACTACCGTTGGCGTAGGATTTAAAATTGCCGGGCATGTTGTCCAGCGTCTTGTAGAAGAAGGGGACAGTATCAAGAAAGGGCAACCGATAGCCAAACTGGAAACCGCAGACCTCGAGCTTGAGGTTGCCAACGCCAAAGCACAATTGCTCGCGTCTCAGGCAACTCTTGCCCAACTGACAAACGGTTCTCGCCCTCAAGATGTATCTGCGGCGAGAGCGACACTGCGCAGTGCTGAAGCGGATAAGAATAATGCTGCGGCAGAATATTGGCGTACGCAACAATTGTTTGCCCAAAACGCAATATCAACGCAGGATCGGGACCGAAGTCAAACTGCCTATGCAACGGCGACCGCCCGTGCTGATCAGGCGGCGCAGCAGCTTAGCCTGGTGCTGGAGGGGCCGCGACAGGAAGAAATTGAATTGGCTGCGGCCCGGTTAGAGCAGGCAAAACAGACTCTAAAATTAGCCCAGACACGATTAGCCTACGCACAAGTTGCATCTCCTATCGATGGGGTTGTGTTGTCAAAAAATATAGAGTCTGGCGAATATGTCTCACCGGGAACACCCGTAGTGACTATTGGGGAGCTTGACCAGGTGTGGTTAAAAGCATATATTTCGGAAAGCGATCTTGGCAAGGTGAAGCTGGGACAAAAAGTGGCGGTAACTACAGATACTTATCCAAATAAAATTTACAAAGGCACCATCGGCTATATTGCTTCAGAGGCTGAATTTACGCCCAAGAACATCCAGACGGCGGAAGAGCGGGTAAAATTGGTATATCGCATCAAAATCATGATCGAAAATACCGCTCGCGAATTAAAACCCGGCATGCCTGCTGACGCAGTCATCAAGCTGAGCGGGGAATGA